The nucleotide sequence TATTGATTACCTTGATGATTACCATGTGTACTTTACCAATGGTGAAGCTCTCAAAGCAGATGTTGTGTTTATTAGTATTGGCGAAAAGCCTGATCTGTCGTTTTTAGGTGACACAGTTATGGTAAATGAGCGGGGGGCGATAGTTACTGCTGAAAAATCCTTCAAAAGTTCGGACCCTAAAATTTATGCCACGGGTGATATCATAAAGCAAGGACTTATTACCGATGCTATTGGGATGGGTAGATTGGCTGCAATGGAGATACATGCAACGCTTGCAGATGAAGATTTTATCTATCCAGAAAAAACGCTGGTGCCAAAACGGCGAATTAACATAGCATATTTTGGTGGTGAAACACGTGAAGTTGATAGATGTATAAGCTGTGGAACCTGTATTTACTGCGATAAATGTGTAGAAGCTTGCCCACAGGGAGCCATTACACGAAATGGTGAAATCTTTACTATTGATGCAGAACTATGTACAGCCTGCTATACCTGCGTCAATGTATGTCCCCGCGGTGCACTGCAGCCGGGTGATTTTGATGCAGTAGTATCGGATGTCCTTTTTAAGAAGTGATAGAGTGAAAAATTAATTTCTTGCAAATACTATTTAGTAAAGTACTATATGTCTGTAAATAGTGTAGCTGCCTTTAAAGCTAATCCCTAATTTGTTGGGAAGCAATACTACTTGTCATTGCGAGCAAAGCGAAGCAATCTCATTGTTTTGAAGGGATTGCTTTGTTACTTCGTTTCTTGCAATGACGGGGAGGCATAAGTCATTGCGATGAAGCGAAACAATCTCATTGTTTTGGAGGGTTTGCTTCGTCACTTTGTTCTTCGCAATGACGAGGAGGCAGAAGTCATTGCGAGCAAAGCAATCTCAGTATCACAAAAGGCGGGATTGCTTTGTTACTTCGTTCCTCGCAATGACGGTGAGATTGCCACGCGCCTTCGGCGCTCACAATGACTTTTACTCTGTCATTGTGAATCCCGATATATTACACACTATCGGTAAAATAATAGATTGTTACATAAATGTTAAATATTGTACCATTTGCCATGAATTAAACACTACACTGTTGACTTTTTATGAACACAATATTCATTGAAGCTATTATGACAATATAGTTTAAAAAATCTAAGAGAGGTTTCCATTATGAAGCGTTTTATAAAGAACATTGCGTCTGAGCGGGAATATGTCATTACACGGGAAAAGGAGATGCCTGTTTCCCAGTATTATGGTGAGGATACCTTTAATTTTAAAGTAATGCGTCAGAAGTTACCAGCAAATGTATGTAAAAAACTAATGCGCATTATTAAAGAAGGTGAAAGATTAGATCCTGAAATTGCCGATACAGTTGCCCATGCTATGAAGGAATGGGCCATAGAAAAAGGTGCTACCCACT is from Spirochaetota bacterium and encodes:
- a CDS encoding 4Fe-4S binding protein → IDYLDDYHVYFTNGEALKADVVFISIGEKPDLSFLGDTVMVNERGAIVTAEKSFKSSDPKIYATGDIIKQGLITDAIGMGRLAAMEIHATLADEDFIYPEKTLVPKRRINIAYFGGETREVDRCISCGTCIYCDKCVEACPQGAITRNGEIFTIDAELCTACYTCVNVCPRGALQPGDFDAVVSDVLFKK